The following proteins come from a genomic window of Vicinamibacterales bacterium:
- a CDS encoding ABC transporter permease produces MAQLYESILLALDSIWANKLRSLLTLLGNIVAVSSIITVVALITGVNEAVTDAIVSDLGADSFTVQRMGITQNEDEFERMRNNPLVTLKDATAIKRFGQAVDSVMAQAQTSTRVAYRDEELESIQVQGVSEEYLDFTTFDAERGRMVTPTEVSRKRLVALIGWGVADRLFGAADPLDKDIRIAGVPFTVVGVSKKKGAAFGQSLDEFVVIPLGSFQKLFGARQSLQIMIKPRDATLVATAKDETRVALRVARGLKPAEPDNFGIVASDSVLGIFQQATAGIAVLLVGIVGLSLLVGGIVIMNIMLMVVSERTREIGLRKALGAKRRDIMSQVLTESITLSIVGGIVGIALGALFSTIISSLTPVPSSVEAWSVILGVTITALVGLVFGYYPARRAASLDPIEALRRE; encoded by the coding sequence ATGGCGCAGCTCTACGAATCGATCCTGCTCGCGCTGGACTCGATCTGGGCCAACAAGCTCCGATCGTTGCTGACCCTGCTCGGCAACATCGTCGCGGTGTCGTCAATTATCACGGTGGTCGCGCTGATCACCGGGGTCAACGAGGCGGTCACCGACGCGATCGTGTCGGACCTGGGCGCCGATTCCTTCACGGTCCAGCGGATGGGCATCACGCAGAACGAAGATGAGTTCGAGCGGATGCGCAACAACCCGCTGGTCACGCTCAAGGACGCGACGGCGATCAAGCGCTTCGGGCAGGCGGTCGACTCGGTGATGGCGCAGGCCCAGACCTCGACACGGGTCGCCTACCGGGATGAGGAACTGGAGTCGATCCAGGTGCAGGGCGTCAGCGAGGAGTACCTGGACTTCACGACGTTCGACGCCGAGCGCGGCCGCATGGTGACGCCGACCGAGGTCTCGCGCAAGCGACTGGTGGCGCTGATCGGCTGGGGCGTGGCCGATCGCCTGTTCGGCGCCGCCGACCCGCTCGACAAGGACATTCGCATCGCCGGCGTGCCGTTCACGGTGGTTGGCGTCAGCAAGAAGAAGGGCGCCGCCTTCGGCCAGTCGCTCGACGAATTCGTGGTCATTCCGCTGGGGTCGTTCCAGAAGCTGTTCGGGGCGCGGCAGTCGCTGCAGATCATGATCAAGCCGCGCGACGCGACGCTGGTGGCGACGGCCAAGGACGAAACCCGCGTCGCCCTGCGGGTGGCGCGCGGCCTGAAGCCGGCCGAGCCCGACAACTTCGGCATCGTCGCCTCCGATTCGGTGCTCGGGATCTTCCAGCAGGCCACCGCCGGCATCGCCGTGCTGCTGGTCGGCATCGTCGGGCTGTCGCTGCTGGTCGGCGGCATCGTGATCATGAACATCATGCTGATGGTGGTGAGCGAGCGCACCCGCGAGATCGGCCTGCGCAAGGCGCTCGGCGCCAAGCGGCGCGACATCATGTCGCAGGTGCTGACCGAGTCGATCACGCTGTCGATCGTCGGCGGCATCGTCGGCATCGCGCTCGGCGCGCTGTTCTCGACCATCATCTCGTCGCTGACGCCGGTGCCGTCGAGTGTCGAGGCGTGGTCGGTGATCCTGGGCGTGACCATCACCGCGCTGGTCGGCCTGGTGTTCGGCTACTATCCGGCCCGCCGCGCCGCGTCGCTGGACCCGATCGAAGCCCTGCGCCGGGAATAA